In Nicotiana tabacum cultivar K326 chromosome 2, ASM71507v2, whole genome shotgun sequence, the following proteins share a genomic window:
- the LOC142173849 gene encoding F-box/kelch-repeat protein At1g57790-like, with protein sequence MERADDDRLWSNTPIDILELISSRLVGRDYIMFCVVCKSWRLPTLTPRPPPLTLHEYDSCINTPCLMTIYEERGEIEFFNPLYNAVTHKMNIPHELKGSRIRCAIKDWLLMSQGRRRMFFFNPITKVIIQLPDIEEELENQFPSWTFSCPPDSSSSDCFVVGFFIGGSPPLVCIIKVGDNIWTYHIFYDEDEGLFMCNNPVFFKNNSVYLLGNKGNLGILSIEENSAEETPTWEFYWDSLPRRLRSSIEHVFTAEDVDNGGILVVFLTHEEGKVEVWRYNVIDENLEREQITSLDNRTLFVKKEASFLKPCIAPGLGNKIFFSMFHDNNKAVFYCLATRKYYSFNAAFSSSNCYKLDQPTPCIWIDPSYD encoded by the coding sequence ATGGAGCGTGCGGATGATGATAGACTTTGGTCTAATACTCCAATTGATATACTCGAATTAATCTCATCACGTCTTGTTGGTAGAGATTATATtatgttttgtgttgtttgtaagagtTGGCGCTTGCCTACACTAACCCCTCGGCCTCCTCCTCTGACTCTGCATGAATATGATTCTTGTATCAATACACCTTGTTTGATGACTATATATGAAGAAAGAGGCGAAATAGAATTCTTTAATCCACTCTACAATGCCGTAACTCACAAGATGAATATCCCACATGAGTTAAAGGGTTCCCGAATTCGTTGTGCAATAAAAGATTGGTTGCTCATGAGTCAAGGCAGACGTCGCATGTTCTTTTTCAATCCCATTACCAAAGTCATAATTCAACTCCCTGATATAGAAGAGGAGTTGGAAAACCAATTCCCCTCATGGACGTTTTCGTGTCCCCCAGATTCTTCATCATCTGATTGTTTTGTCGTCGGTTTTTTCATTGGTGGTTCTCCCCCACTGGTATGCATTATCAAAGTTGGAGACAATATATGGACGTATCATATTTTTTATGATGAAGACGAAGGATTATTTATGTGCAATAACCCGGTATTTTTCAAAAACAATAGTGTTTACCTATTAGGCAATAAAGGGAATCTAGGAATACTAAGTATAGAGGAAAACTCAGCTGAAGAGACACCTACCTGGGAATTTTATTGGGATTCCTTGCCACGTCGATTAAGAAGCTCAATTGAACATGTTTTCACGGCTGAAGATGTTGATAATGGAGGAATATTGGTTGTATTTCTAACTCATGAAGAAGGAAAAGTAGAGGTTTGGAGATACAACGTGATCGATGAAAACTTGGAGAGGGAACAAATAACTAGTTTGGATAACAGAACACTATTTGTGAAAAAAGAAGCTTCATTCTTGAAACCTTGTATTGCGCCAGGGttaggaaataaaatatttttttcaatgttTCATGACAACAACAAGGCCGTTTTTTATTGTTTGGCCACTCGCAAATATTACTCTTTCAATGCAGCTTTCTCAAGTTCAAATTGTTACAAATTGGACCAACCAACACCCTGCATCTGGATTGATCCCTCATATGATTGA